One genomic window of Paenibacillus xylanilyticus includes the following:
- the wecB gene encoding non-hydrolyzing UDP-N-acetylglucosamine 2-epimerase — protein sequence MKIMTVLGTRPEIIRLSLIISKLDQYASKHILVHTGQNFTESLSGQFFKEMGLRAPDYVLQDEAASLGRQLSSMFTQMEDLLLQEKPDKVLLLGDTNSALCAVLAERMGIPVVHMEAGNRCFDLDVPEEKNRKVIDAISTINMPYTEQSKKHLVNEGVPSRRIVLTGNPIYEVMRHYDAQVNASKILKKLKLKSGQYFLVTAHRAENVDHPPHLLEIMKGLNQVAEEHGLRVICSIHPRTAIRIAEHLQLEMNPLVEFHEPFGFFDFVMLERHARCALTDSGTVQEECCIMGVPTVTMRRTTERPETVDCGSNVVSGLDAARIAGCVKVMTEMASDWECPQGYKATDVSGKVVKFLLGGKIHV from the coding sequence ATGAAGATCATGACGGTGCTGGGCACGAGACCAGAGATTATCCGGCTCAGCCTGATCATTTCCAAGCTGGACCAGTACGCGTCCAAGCATATTCTTGTGCACACAGGACAGAACTTCACGGAAAGTCTCAGCGGTCAGTTTTTCAAGGAAATGGGCCTGCGGGCGCCAGACTACGTCCTTCAGGACGAAGCTGCCTCGCTGGGCCGACAGCTATCCTCCATGTTTACTCAAATGGAAGATCTGCTGCTTCAGGAAAAGCCGGACAAAGTGCTGCTGCTGGGTGATACCAACAGTGCACTCTGTGCCGTGCTGGCTGAACGCATGGGGATTCCGGTCGTCCATATGGAGGCAGGCAATCGGTGCTTCGATCTGGATGTACCTGAAGAGAAAAATCGAAAAGTCATTGATGCCATATCGACCATTAATATGCCTTATACCGAACAGAGCAAGAAGCACCTGGTTAATGAAGGTGTGCCCAGTCGGCGAATTGTGCTCACGGGCAATCCGATATACGAAGTCATGCGTCACTATGACGCCCAAGTGAACGCCAGCAAAATATTGAAAAAGCTCAAGCTGAAGTCCGGGCAGTACTTTTTGGTAACCGCCCACCGGGCAGAAAATGTAGATCATCCGCCTCATCTGCTGGAGATCATGAAAGGACTGAACCAGGTTGCGGAAGAGCACGGCCTGCGGGTGATCTGCAGCATCCATCCCCGAACGGCCATCCGTATCGCAGAACATTTGCAGCTGGAGATGAATCCGCTTGTGGAATTCCACGAACCGTTCGGCTTTTTTGACTTCGTCATGCTGGAACGTCATGCACGCTGTGCACTGACGGACAGCGGTACCGTTCAGGAAGAATGCTGCATCATGGGTGTACCCACAGTCACCATGCGGCGGACAACCGAACGTCCAGAGACGGTGGACTGCGGCAGCAACGTAGTCTCCGGGCTGGATGCAGCCCGCATTGCGGGATGTGTGAAGGTCATGACGGAGATGGCAAGTGACTGGGAATGCCCGCAAGGTTACAAGGCAACAGATGTATCCGGTAAAGTGGTCAAATTTCTGCTTGGAGGGAAAATACATGTTTGA
- a CDS encoding glycosyltransferase: MEPKVSIVIPFYNCAYIEQAVHSALNQTYPHIEVIVVDDGSTKHVEKLEPFMDRITYVRKENGGTATALNEGIKRASGDYFVWLSSDDVMLLDRVEKQLEFMLKVKASFCHGAYHYVNENSEWMDTVQPEVGSRLEMLQVLLEGCPINGCTVMLEMDAFRKFGLFDTEFRYTHDYEMWLRLFPVYELFYFNEPLMCYRVHDSMGTKKHFEALKAEMEMVQAKHRPILLNLLQIGGYWQ, encoded by the coding sequence ATGGAACCCAAAGTTTCAATTGTCATCCCGTTTTACAACTGTGCTTATATTGAGCAGGCTGTTCACAGTGCTCTGAACCAGACATATCCTCATATCGAGGTTATCGTGGTGGATGACGGGTCTACGAAGCATGTGGAGAAGCTGGAACCATTTATGGATCGTATCACCTATGTTCGAAAGGAAAATGGGGGGACGGCTACAGCCCTGAATGAAGGGATCAAGCGTGCGTCGGGGGACTATTTCGTCTGGCTCAGCTCGGATGACGTCATGCTGCTGGATCGGGTAGAGAAACAACTGGAATTCATGCTGAAGGTTAAAGCCTCCTTCTGCCATGGGGCCTATCATTATGTCAATGAAAACAGTGAATGGATGGATACGGTGCAGCCGGAAGTAGGCAGCCGTCTCGAGATGCTGCAGGTGCTGCTTGAAGGCTGTCCCATTAACGGCTGTACCGTGATGCTGGAGATGGATGCATTTCGGAAGTTCGGCTTGTTTGACACCGAGTTCCGCTATACCCATGACTATGAGATGTGGCTGAGATTATTCCCGGTCTATGAGCTGTTTTATTTTAACGAGCCTTTGATGTGTTATCGGGTTCATGATTCAATGGGTACCAAAAAACACTTTGAAGCATTAAAGGCCGAGATGGAAATGGTTCAGGCCAAACATCGGCCCATTTTGCTGAATCTGCTTCAGATCGGCGGTTATTGGCAGTAA
- a CDS encoding glycosyltransferase family 4 protein: MATKPKLMLFSHVCNTRSITGAEKLLLHFMREMGSIFDCVLVAPQEGKLAGLARRFDIQVKICSLPMLHGVYTPYQGIANDAEQLRYTPAYQDVVSLIRETSPALVLTNTCVNVLPAIAAKSLQIPVIWKITEIIQINAHTDEAVQMIDRYSDWIIGISETAAAPFKHAGMSGKLSVLPPTWDPALPAPDRWLHLRERKRKELGFRNSHVCIGYISSFIYDAKGLRPFIDMALQLCETHSKARYWIIGAPADKKYYDECVARVKKSGYARRFTFTTFEENVSLAYTAMDMVVIPSMVKEGFGMTALEGVYFAKPVIAFAQGGLSELLEGVGSGQFLAPPGDSNALAVLATTLLNDTELASDMAWRGRAEAERLYGIETYRAGMHTMVTQWLLRYPGWFPYIQAPNGPVYTWGEGGLRTVLALDPGAVRALLFPLSVIQALPLSPLPPIAVGHPVPADVIEKRPASKVRKRKTGVKKRTRKAAQQKRKHLYRAKPTARKRTTSRSRRRARRKGSNTR, encoded by the coding sequence ATGGCGACTAAACCGAAACTCATGTTGTTTTCCCATGTGTGCAATACCCGGAGTATTACCGGGGCAGAGAAACTTTTGCTCCATTTTATGAGGGAAATGGGCTCCATCTTCGACTGCGTGCTTGTTGCTCCGCAGGAAGGCAAGCTCGCCGGACTTGCGCGGAGATTCGATATTCAGGTCAAGATATGCTCGCTGCCCATGCTTCACGGTGTGTACACACCCTACCAGGGCATTGCCAATGATGCAGAACAGCTTCGTTACACACCAGCTTATCAGGACGTGGTTTCCCTTATCAGGGAAACTTCTCCTGCGCTGGTATTGACGAATACCTGTGTGAATGTGCTGCCTGCCATTGCAGCCAAATCGCTGCAGATTCCAGTCATCTGGAAGATTACGGAGATTATTCAGATCAATGCTCATACAGACGAAGCGGTGCAGATGATCGACCGATATTCGGACTGGATTATCGGCATATCCGAGACGGCTGCGGCCCCGTTCAAACATGCGGGCATGAGCGGCAAGCTGTCGGTTCTTCCACCAACCTGGGACCCCGCACTGCCTGCCCCGGACCGCTGGCTTCATTTGCGTGAACGCAAGCGCAAGGAGCTCGGTTTCAGGAACTCGCATGTCTGTATCGGCTATATCTCTTCTTTTATATATGATGCCAAAGGGCTGAGACCTTTCATTGACATGGCACTGCAGCTCTGCGAAACCCACTCAAAAGCCAGGTACTGGATCATTGGTGCGCCAGCAGACAAAAAGTACTATGACGAATGCGTAGCACGGGTGAAGAAGTCAGGATATGCCCGCAGATTTACCTTTACGACATTTGAAGAGAATGTATCTCTTGCCTATACAGCGATGGATATGGTGGTTATTCCGAGCATGGTCAAGGAAGGCTTTGGCATGACTGCGCTGGAGGGCGTTTATTTTGCCAAACCGGTTATTGCTTTTGCCCAGGGCGGTCTGTCGGAGCTGCTGGAAGGAGTCGGCAGCGGCCAATTTCTTGCTCCTCCTGGAGACAGCAATGCACTTGCCGTCTTGGCGACGACCCTGCTGAATGACACGGAGCTGGCGTCCGATATGGCCTGGCGAGGCCGGGCAGAAGCGGAACGATTGTATGGAATTGAAACCTACAGGGCTGGCATGCATACGATGGTGACACAGTGGTTGCTGCGATACCCTGGCTGGTTCCCTTACATTCAGGCACCTAATGGCCCGGTGTATACCTGGGGAGAAGGCGGTTTGCGTACCGTACTTGCCCTGGACCCCGGGGCAGTCAGAGCACTTCTGTTCCCGCTGTCGGTTATTCAGGCATTACCACTCTCTCCACTTCCGCCGATTGCCGTAGGCCACCCTGTTCCCGCTGATGTGATTGAAAAGCGTCCGGCGAGCAAGGTCAGGAAACGGAAAACGGGGGTAAAGAAGCGAACCCGAAAAGCAGCTCAGCAAAAGAGAAAGCATCTGTACAGGGCGAAACCAACGGCTCGCAAGCGCACGACTTCCAGGTCAAGGCGCCGGGCGCGTCGGAAAGGTTCCAATACACGATGA
- a CDS encoding restriction endonuclease subunit S produces the protein MSREQSLILMLDAAAKMQWNIALILEAKAIEAEKVRNWALNHLNGEAFLTHGDQVAEPLKMHDQLVEMLEGLTRMETGLCNNLKAVMVDNSAEEGGMDGGMFGGMDLGDMGK, from the coding sequence ATGAGCAGAGAACAAAGTCTCATACTGATGCTGGATGCTGCAGCCAAGATGCAATGGAACATTGCACTGATCCTTGAAGCCAAGGCGATTGAAGCTGAGAAAGTTCGGAATTGGGCGCTGAATCACCTGAACGGTGAAGCATTTCTAACCCACGGTGATCAGGTGGCAGAACCGCTGAAAATGCATGATCAGCTGGTTGAAATGCTGGAAGGGTTAACCCGGATGGAAACAGGGCTCTGCAACAACCTGAAAGCTGTCATGGTCGATAACAGTGCTGAAGAAGGCGGGATGGACGGAGGCATGTTTGGCGGCATGGATCTTGGAGACATGGGAAAATGA
- a CDS encoding NAD-dependent epimerase/dehydratase family protein — protein sequence MDGAELTGKNVLITGASGFTGRHAVAYFKSVGAKVAAVVRRAGVHSFGEGVAVHVCDLNDKQQVRQLIDEVQPDYALHLAGKNSVPDSWSDPLLVLETNVMAVLYLLDALRSCPSARTVIVGSRLKYTVEPGRKPEPPHPYSLSKALEEMVSLSWMSLFGQQIMLAEPGNLIGAGPSTGICSLLARHVVACEQEGKREAFRLSGRDNTRDFLDVRDAVRAYATLLVHGTTGTVYPVVSGTERSLGEIADTLLSMSEAEVPVRWDGASSGPDGAGKEEELSLLRKLGWQPQIPFAQSLQDILSDVRKQGGGAK from the coding sequence ATGGATGGAGCAGAGCTAACGGGCAAGAACGTGCTGATTACAGGGGCCTCCGGTTTTACCGGACGGCATGCTGTAGCATATTTCAAGAGCGTCGGCGCTAAGGTTGCCGCCGTGGTGCGGCGAGCAGGCGTGCATTCGTTTGGCGAAGGCGTGGCTGTACATGTGTGTGATCTGAATGATAAACAGCAGGTGCGTCAGCTGATTGATGAGGTGCAGCCGGATTACGCGCTGCATCTCGCTGGGAAAAACTCAGTCCCCGACTCCTGGTCGGACCCGCTGCTTGTACTGGAAACGAATGTGATGGCTGTTCTGTATTTACTGGATGCTCTTCGGAGCTGCCCATCGGCACGGACCGTCATCGTGGGATCCCGGTTGAAATACACCGTCGAACCAGGCCGAAAACCAGAGCCTCCTCATCCTTACAGTCTCAGCAAAGCACTGGAAGAGATGGTGTCATTGTCATGGATGTCCCTGTTTGGGCAGCAGATCATGCTGGCTGAACCCGGGAATTTGATCGGGGCCGGTCCTTCTACGGGGATCTGTTCACTGCTTGCAAGGCATGTGGTTGCCTGTGAGCAAGAGGGCAAACGTGAAGCTTTCCGTCTATCCGGACGGGATAATACAAGGGATTTCCTGGATGTACGGGATGCGGTCAGAGCCTATGCCACACTTCTTGTGCATGGAACTACGGGGACTGTCTATCCGGTGGTTTCCGGGACGGAGCGCAGTCTGGGCGAAATCGCGGATACCTTGCTCTCCATGTCAGAGGCAGAAGTGCCTGTCCGCTGGGACGGAGCCTCTTCAGGACCGGATGGGGCTGGCAAGGAGGAGGAGCTGTCGCTCCTGCGTAAACTGGGATGGCAGCCTCAGATTCCATTTGCCCAATCCCTTCAGGATATTCTGAGCGATGTTCGGAAGCAAGGGGGAGGGGCCAAATGA
- a CDS encoding glycosyltransferase → MNPKVSVVIPFYNCPYVQQAIHSAINQTYTNVEIIVVDDGSTRHAELLQPYLPHIYVLGKSNGGTASALNHGIRHASGDYVVWLSSDDLLYPDKIRYQVEFMQRENVLASHTNFHYINEHSAVTKLHGGAEPMADVEWLRRFVGGNPVNGCTVMIRKDLFGAVGLFDELLPYTHDLDLWLRILLNGYRFPYLNEPLTAYRWHGGMGSVRHAETIGREASMVWSRYREPLLQRIAAMGG, encoded by the coding sequence ATGAATCCAAAAGTATCCGTGGTCATTCCATTTTACAATTGCCCTTATGTGCAGCAGGCGATCCATAGCGCGATCAACCAGACGTATACCAACGTGGAGATCATTGTGGTGGACGACGGCTCGACAAGGCATGCGGAGCTTCTCCAGCCCTACCTGCCTCATATCTATGTGCTTGGCAAAAGCAACGGCGGCACAGCCTCGGCTCTGAATCACGGCATTCGTCATGCTTCGGGTGATTATGTGGTCTGGCTAAGCTCGGATGATCTTCTCTATCCGGATAAAATACGTTATCAGGTCGAGTTCATGCAGCGGGAAAATGTGCTTGCCTCACATACCAACTTTCATTACATCAATGAACATTCAGCGGTTACCAAGCTGCATGGTGGAGCAGAACCGATGGCTGACGTTGAATGGCTGCGCCGTTTTGTGGGTGGCAATCCTGTCAATGGTTGTACCGTCATGATCCGCAAGGATCTGTTCGGAGCTGTAGGCCTCTTCGATGAGCTGCTTCCATATACGCATGATCTGGATCTCTGGCTGCGTATCCTGCTGAATGGATATCGTTTTCCATACCTGAATGAACCCCTTACGGCATATCGCTGGCACGGCGGGATGGGGTCGGTGCGTCATGCGGAGACGATTGGCAGGGAAGCCTCCATGGTCTGGTCCAGATATCGTGAACCTTTGCTGCAGCGAATTGCAGCCATGGGTGGTTGA
- a CDS encoding CgeB family protein, with protein MSIKHRKKRNYHTPVLSLAEQARKNGQHAGYDAGKEEGYLRGRANYIVNCAQEPLPFRQIHVLYVSSGKGFPYSPLDEAIMATLQGMVAQVSLTDPRQPVSEIALQNRPDLVLVLDGMDIPLEHVDAIRQAGIPTAIWLTDDPYYTDMTMERVHHFDHIFTLELNCVELYRQSGCASVHYLPFAAFTNHYFPITTPSPLHRDVSFIGSAYWNRVYFFNPIMAQIMSHNTVFNGIWWDRLPGYEAYGEKIEHGRWMSPQETNDVYNGTKIVINLHRSHEDDSVNNNHLKIPPASPNPRTFEISASATLQLTDARDDLARFYKPGVEIETYSSPQELLDKVEYYLTHEKERREIALRGLERTLKEHTYGRRINEMLTIIFP; from the coding sequence ATGTCTATCAAACACCGTAAAAAGAGGAATTACCATACGCCAGTACTCAGCCTGGCTGAACAGGCACGCAAAAACGGGCAGCATGCCGGTTATGATGCAGGCAAGGAAGAAGGGTACCTGCGCGGGCGTGCCAACTATATTGTCAATTGCGCACAGGAACCATTGCCTTTCCGGCAGATCCACGTCCTGTACGTCTCTTCGGGTAAAGGATTCCCCTATTCACCGCTGGATGAGGCGATTATGGCGACCCTGCAAGGCATGGTTGCTCAGGTGTCGCTGACTGATCCGCGGCAGCCGGTATCTGAAATTGCGCTGCAAAATCGCCCCGATTTGGTTCTTGTCCTGGATGGCATGGACATTCCGCTCGAGCATGTTGATGCGATTCGCCAGGCAGGGATTCCGACAGCAATCTGGCTGACGGATGATCCGTACTACACGGATATGACGATGGAACGTGTCCATCACTTCGATCATATCTTCACACTCGAATTGAACTGCGTAGAACTATACCGTCAGAGCGGCTGTGCATCTGTACACTACCTGCCGTTTGCGGCATTCACCAATCATTACTTCCCGATCACGACGCCATCTCCCTTGCACCGGGACGTCAGTTTTATCGGATCGGCTTACTGGAACCGGGTTTATTTCTTCAATCCAATCATGGCACAGATCATGTCGCACAATACGGTATTTAATGGGATCTGGTGGGACCGTCTGCCTGGCTATGAAGCCTATGGCGAGAAGATTGAGCATGGACGCTGGATGAGTCCGCAGGAAACCAATGATGTATATAACGGGACTAAAATTGTGATCAACCTGCACCGTTCCCACGAGGATGATTCCGTCAATAACAACCATCTCAAAATACCACCAGCTTCGCCGAATCCAAGAACGTTCGAGATCTCGGCTTCCGCAACACTGCAGCTGACGGATGCACGTGATGACCTGGCGCGGTTCTATAAGCCGGGTGTAGAGATCGAAACCTATTCTTCTCCTCAAGAGCTGCTCGATAAAGTTGAATACTATCTTACGCACGAGAAAGAGCGCCGTGAAATCGCCCTCCGCGGATTGGAACGGACGCTCAAGGAACACACGTATGGCAGAAGGATTAATGAAATGCTGACCATTATATTCCCTTAA
- a CDS encoding CgeB family protein, whose protein sequence is MKDVAKKRHRSLPEAKIAYRSGYAEGRRFGGCQAMMERVQMFEPTMRDMKVLYIPQGFDAIDEGVILALQQSVRECVVGSPATMLQDASQHRPDVVLVMNGLHVFPADHLEQVDGIRALGIRTAVWFVDDPYFTEDTATICRHYDVVFTHEEAAVPFYGGNGASRVIYMPLAVNPGMFQPRRIEPQHQYDICFIGTGFWNRIALFDELAPFLATKKVFIAGSQWHRLTRSDVLGPFIHEGWIDPSSTVNYYNGAKIVINVHRTCENGEDNRNTHHLQGRSINPRTYEINACGTMQITDARGDLPRFYQPGYDIETFTTAAELESKIKYYLKHEQERQAMAWRGLLTTLNQHTFARRIAQLLEHV, encoded by the coding sequence GTGAAGGATGTGGCAAAAAAACGACACCGATCGCTTCCGGAAGCGAAGATAGCTTACCGCAGCGGATATGCTGAAGGCCGCAGATTCGGCGGCTGTCAGGCCATGATGGAGCGAGTTCAGATGTTTGAGCCGACCATGCGGGATATGAAAGTACTGTACATTCCGCAAGGATTTGATGCCATCGATGAAGGTGTCATCTTAGCTCTGCAGCAGTCTGTGCGTGAATGTGTTGTCGGGTCGCCGGCAACCATGCTGCAGGATGCAAGTCAGCACAGGCCGGATGTCGTGTTGGTCATGAACGGATTGCACGTTTTTCCTGCGGATCACCTGGAACAGGTAGACGGGATACGGGCTCTCGGTATTCGGACAGCAGTATGGTTTGTGGATGATCCGTATTTTACCGAAGATACGGCGACCATCTGCAGGCATTACGATGTGGTGTTCACGCATGAAGAAGCTGCGGTTCCATTTTACGGAGGGAACGGAGCGAGCAGAGTCATCTATATGCCACTCGCGGTTAATCCCGGCATGTTCCAGCCTCGTCGCATCGAGCCTCAGCACCAATACGATATTTGTTTTATCGGCACAGGCTTCTGGAACCGGATCGCCTTGTTCGATGAGCTGGCCCCTTTTCTGGCGACCAAAAAGGTATTCATTGCCGGCAGCCAGTGGCACCGGCTGACACGGTCGGATGTACTCGGCCCTTTTATCCATGAGGGATGGATCGATCCAAGCTCAACTGTTAATTATTACAACGGCGCCAAGATTGTCATTAATGTTCACCGGACCTGCGAGAATGGCGAGGACAATCGCAATACGCATCATCTGCAAGGGCGATCCATTAATCCAAGAACGTATGAGATCAATGCCTGCGGCACAATGCAGATTACGGATGCACGCGGTGACTTGCCCCGCTTTTACCAGCCGGGTTACGACATTGAGACGTTTACGACAGCAGCTGAACTGGAGAGCAAAATCAAATATTACCTGAAGCATGAGCAAGAACGGCAGGCCATGGCTTGGCGGGGGCTGTTGACCACGTTGAACCAGCATACGTTTGCCCGCCGAATCGCCCAGCTGCTGGAACATGTGTAG
- a CDS encoding dTDP-4-dehydrorhamnose reductase family protein, translating to MKLLILGGNGMAGHVMVDYFRRQGLHSVFYTTRDVSDPNGLLLDVNDSYMVDRLVEAVHPDVIVNAVGVLNSFADEDKITAYHINGFLPHRLRRVADTIGARLIHISTDCVFSGDRGSYTENDVTDGTSSYAITKALGEVHDPGHLTIRTSIIGPEIRKSGIGLMHWFMSRTGEVGGYTRVFWNGVTTLELAKWVDHYLASPVSGLIHLAHPEPVSKHDLLLLFQQTWNKQDVNIVPDDSLVQDRTLVSTREDVKTDLPDYSTMLKELALWMEQS from the coding sequence ATGAAGCTCCTGATACTTGGGGGAAACGGAATGGCCGGCCATGTTATGGTCGACTATTTCCGCCGTCAAGGTCTGCACAGTGTCTTCTACACCACGCGGGATGTGTCTGACCCGAACGGTCTGCTGCTGGATGTAAATGACAGCTATATGGTGGATCGTCTGGTGGAGGCTGTGCACCCGGACGTTATCGTTAATGCTGTTGGAGTGCTGAACAGCTTCGCAGATGAAGATAAAATTACCGCGTATCACATTAACGGCTTCCTTCCGCATCGTTTGCGGAGGGTGGCCGACACCATTGGTGCCCGACTCATTCATATCAGCACGGACTGTGTCTTCAGCGGGGACCGTGGTTCCTATACGGAGAATGATGTTACGGATGGGACATCATCCTACGCGATTACCAAGGCACTGGGTGAGGTTCATGATCCAGGGCACCTCACGATCCGCACCTCGATAATTGGGCCGGAAATCCGGAAGAGCGGCATCGGCCTGATGCATTGGTTTATGTCCCGCACAGGTGAAGTGGGTGGATATACGCGTGTGTTCTGGAACGGTGTAACTACACTGGAGCTGGCAAAATGGGTGGATCATTATCTGGCGTCACCTGTCAGTGGCCTGATTCATCTGGCGCATCCTGAACCGGTTAGCAAGCACGATCTGCTGCTTCTTTTCCAGCAGACCTGGAATAAGCAAGATGTGAATATTGTGCCTGATGACAGTCTTGTGCAGGATCGTACCCTCGTTTCCACACGCGAGGATGTGAAGACAGACCTTCCGGATTATTCTACGATGCTGAAGGAGCTGGCATTATGGATGGAGCAGAGCTAA
- a CDS encoding glycosyltransferase family 4 protein has product MKVLLVTYWELTQMGGIWTYVKQLADRLMALGVEVDIMGTNGAKNEVYIRNLNRNFSKENVWPMLQAKLNPTDLPQFTADPLLAYYELNRYAFEMAAACLGVEHYDMIHAQDPVAAVAMKRILKKNTPMVTSYHGALARETFYDEQKSKPQLSLPAYLQSRRGRYFLSLEQRSAAQSELILVSSRWIKSTLTSLQVPEDKFRLIPYAVDLPAYRSQASVRFRQRPPAGKKVIAFTGRLEFIKGVHVLINALASLKQLRSDWVCWIAGEGNLMEDLRSQANDLGVAGDIVFWGKLDNIPSFLRRADIYVQPSLQDTQPFSVTEAQLAGLPVIVSGTAGMPEMVEPAHTGWVVPPQDADSLSALLNALLQDDATRLRVGAQAKAWAEKYRSLEEMGMRTLQVYQEAIQKGGHLI; this is encoded by the coding sequence ATGAAAGTTCTGCTCGTTACCTATTGGGAGCTTACGCAGATGGGAGGCATCTGGACCTATGTGAAACAGCTCGCCGACAGGTTGATGGCACTTGGCGTCGAAGTCGATATCATGGGAACGAACGGCGCGAAGAATGAAGTTTATATCCGTAACCTGAATCGGAACTTTTCCAAAGAAAACGTATGGCCTATGCTGCAAGCCAAGCTCAATCCGACAGATCTTCCGCAATTTACAGCCGACCCTCTCCTCGCGTATTACGAACTGAATCGATATGCATTTGAAATGGCTGCTGCCTGTCTGGGTGTAGAACACTATGACATGATTCATGCACAAGATCCCGTAGCAGCCGTCGCGATGAAACGTATTCTGAAGAAGAACACCCCCATGGTAACCAGTTATCACGGGGCACTTGCACGCGAAACCTTTTATGATGAGCAAAAATCCAAACCGCAGCTTTCGCTTCCAGCCTATTTGCAATCCAGACGGGGACGCTATTTCCTCTCACTGGAGCAGCGGAGCGCCGCACAATCCGAGCTTATTCTGGTATCCAGCCGCTGGATCAAAAGTACACTCACATCATTGCAGGTTCCTGAGGACAAATTCCGGCTGATCCCTTATGCTGTGGACCTTCCCGCTTACCGTTCCCAGGCCTCCGTCCGGTTCCGGCAGCGGCCCCCTGCAGGCAAGAAGGTCATCGCCTTCACAGGCAGACTGGAATTTATCAAAGGCGTTCATGTCCTGATCAACGCTCTGGCCAGCCTGAAGCAACTTCGCTCTGATTGGGTCTGCTGGATTGCGGGAGAAGGGAATTTGATGGAAGACCTGCGTTCCCAGGCTAATGATCTTGGTGTAGCAGGAGATATCGTATTTTGGGGCAAATTGGACAACATCCCTTCGTTCCTGCGCCGTGCCGATATTTATGTACAGCCCAGCCTGCAGGACACGCAGCCCTTCTCGGTTACGGAAGCCCAGCTTGCCGGACTTCCTGTTATCGTAAGCGGTACGGCAGGCATGCCGGAGATGGTTGAGCCTGCTCATACCGGTTGGGTCGTTCCTCCGCAGGATGCGGACTCCCTGAGCGCACTATTGAACGCCCTGCTGCAGGATGACGCCACTCGTCTGCGGGTCGGCGCACAGGCCAAGGCTTGGGCAGAGAAGTATCGCTCCCTGGAGGAAATGGGAATGCGCACACTTCAGGTATACCAGGAAGCAATTCAAAAAGGAGGGCACCTGATATGA
- a CDS encoding polysaccharide biosynthesis protein — MFENKRILVTGGTGSWGYELVAQLLPQNPKEIIVYSRNESSQVAMSREFEDPRLHFRIGDIRDKEALTAACQQVDYVFHLAALKHVPVCEDQPYEALKTNVIGTQNVIEAAIENHVEKVIYISTDKAANPSNFYGMTKAIGEKLIVYANLLHSNTRFVTVRGGNVLGTNGSVVHLFKNQIRQKGEVSITDMNMTRFFLTLKDAITLLFKASVESVGGEIFVMTMPTCKIVDLAEVLIEDSGVENVAIVERGTRPGEKIHEILMSEFESMTTVVYDEQYLVILPTLGIPGLREHYTNCPPVSFSSFSSEHQLMTKEEIRDILKRGGFLS, encoded by the coding sequence ATGTTTGAAAATAAACGTATACTCGTGACAGGCGGTACTGGATCATGGGGGTATGAACTCGTGGCCCAGCTGCTGCCCCAAAATCCAAAGGAAATCATCGTTTACTCCCGTAATGAATCAAGCCAGGTGGCCATGAGCCGCGAGTTCGAGGATCCTCGTCTTCACTTCCGAATTGGGGATATTCGTGACAAGGAAGCATTAACGGCGGCTTGCCAGCAAGTGGACTATGTATTCCATCTGGCGGCGCTCAAACATGTGCCGGTATGTGAAGATCAGCCTTATGAAGCGCTCAAAACCAACGTGATTGGTACTCAGAACGTAATTGAGGCTGCCATCGAAAACCATGTTGAAAAAGTCATCTATATCTCGACTGACAAGGCGGCCAACCCATCCAATTTCTATGGCATGACCAAGGCGATCGGCGAGAAATTAATCGTATATGCGAATTTGCTGCACAGCAATACCCGTTTTGTGACTGTACGGGGCGGAAATGTACTTGGTACCAACGGCAGCGTGGTGCATCTCTTCAAGAACCAGATTCGTCAGAAAGGTGAAGTATCCATCACGGATATGAATATGACCCGGTTCTTCCTCACACTGAAGGATGCCATCACGTTGCTGTTCAAGGCTTCCGTAGAGAGTGTAGGCGGGGAGATTTTTGTCATGACGATGCCTACGTGCAAAATTGTGGATCTTGCAGAAGTGCTCATTGAGGATTCCGGCGTAGAGAACGTGGCCATTGTGGAACGTGGTACCCGGCCTGGTGAGAAAATTCATGAAATTCTGATGAGTGAATTCGAGAGCATGACAACGGTTGTTTACGACGAACAATATCTGGTCATTCTCCCTACACTCGGCATACCGGGATTGCGTGAGCATTACACGAACTGCCCTCCGGTTTCCTTTAGCAGCTTCAGTTCAGAACATCAGTTGATGACGAAAGAGGAGATTCGCGACATTCTGAAACGCGGAGGATTCCTGTCATGA